In Streptomyces nojiriensis, one genomic interval encodes:
- a CDS encoding non-ribosomal peptide synthetase yields MTTTIPQPADPAHDTPVPSQARATALPALVARHAELTPDALAVVDGDTTLTYGRLLQAGRALAAHLRAHEVARGDRVALLTARSSRTVVAQLGLWLAGAVCVPLDPAQPRPRTEAMIADAEVTLTLGDAKMLDAAALHGPVLALPEEPLTTGRPVDESDPDSPAFIMFTSGSTGRPKGVLVPHRAIAELVTAPDYVTLTGRDRVLFHSPMTFDASTFEVWGALAGGAAVVVCTEQRPSLEDLARHVERHGVTVAFFTTALFHQLAARRSRVFAQLRSVVVGGEAMAAAPAREVLTAFPWLELVNGYGPTETTTFATAHRVTAQDCEGPIPIGRPISGATAHVLDADGHPVADGDRGELWIGGSRLADGYTGLPALTAERFVEHPAGGGRLYRTGDIVSLRPDGILRFHGRNDDQVKVRGFRIEPAEVEHAFREQPDVADAAVTVDGAGTPEARLVAFVVAAPGPVPQGAVLRERLTAVLSAHLVPDTVTVLERLPLTPAGKVDRRALTARAVTPHAHAAGHRPADEPAAAPMTPLEQAVAEVWSQALGIEVTRAADEFLLLGGHSLLALAVTDDLREQLGVELSLAEFFAAPTVAAQAALVESALLAAHADLHPETPEHSDVH; encoded by the coding sequence ATGACCACCACCATCCCGCAGCCCGCCGACCCGGCGCACGACACCCCCGTACCGTCGCAGGCGCGGGCGACCGCCCTGCCGGCGCTCGTCGCGCGGCACGCCGAACTCACCCCCGACGCCCTCGCCGTCGTGGACGGCGACACCACCCTCACCTACGGACGCCTCCTCCAGGCCGGCCGCGCCCTCGCGGCACACCTGCGCGCACACGAGGTGGCCCGCGGCGACCGGGTGGCGCTCCTGACGGCGCGGTCGTCCCGCACGGTCGTGGCACAGCTCGGGCTGTGGCTGGCGGGAGCCGTGTGCGTGCCGCTAGACCCCGCCCAGCCCCGCCCGCGCACCGAGGCGATGATCGCCGACGCGGAGGTGACGCTCACCCTCGGCGACGCGAAGATGCTGGACGCGGCCGCACTCCACGGCCCCGTCCTCGCCCTGCCCGAGGAGCCGCTCACGACCGGTCGGCCGGTCGACGAGTCCGACCCGGACAGCCCCGCATTCATCATGTTCACCTCCGGATCCACCGGCCGCCCCAAGGGCGTCCTCGTGCCGCACCGGGCCATCGCGGAGCTGGTCACCGCACCCGACTACGTCACCCTCACCGGCCGTGACCGCGTGCTGTTCCACTCGCCCATGACCTTCGACGCCTCCACGTTCGAAGTCTGGGGCGCGCTCGCGGGCGGCGCCGCGGTCGTCGTCTGCACCGAGCAGCGGCCCTCCCTGGAAGACCTGGCCCGGCACGTCGAACGGCACGGCGTGACCGTGGCGTTCTTCACCACGGCCCTCTTCCACCAGCTCGCCGCACGCCGCTCCCGCGTCTTCGCCCAGCTCCGCTCGGTCGTCGTGGGCGGCGAGGCGATGGCCGCCGCACCGGCCCGCGAGGTGCTCACCGCCTTCCCCTGGCTGGAGCTCGTCAACGGCTACGGGCCGACCGAGACGACCACCTTCGCCACCGCCCACCGGGTCACCGCTCAGGACTGCGAGGGGCCGATACCGATCGGCAGGCCCATCTCCGGGGCCACGGCGCACGTCCTGGACGCCGACGGCCACCCGGTCGCCGACGGCGACCGGGGCGAACTGTGGATCGGCGGCAGCAGGCTCGCCGACGGGTACACGGGCCTGCCCGCACTCACCGCCGAACGGTTCGTCGAGCACCCCGCCGGCGGCGGGCGGCTCTACCGTACGGGCGACATCGTCTCCCTGCGGCCCGACGGCATCCTCCGGTTCCACGGCCGCAACGACGACCAGGTCAAGGTCCGCGGCTTCCGCATCGAACCGGCCGAGGTCGAACACGCCTTCCGCGAGCAGCCGGACGTGGCCGACGCCGCCGTCACCGTCGACGGCGCCGGCACCCCCGAGGCGCGCCTCGTCGCGTTCGTCGTCGCCGCGCCCGGCCCCGTACCGCAGGGCGCGGTACTGCGCGAGCGGCTCACCGCGGTCCTGTCGGCCCACCTGGTTCCCGACACGGTCACCGTGCTGGAGCGGCTTCCCCTCACCCCGGCCGGCAAGGTCGACCGGCGCGCGCTCACCGCGCGCGCGGTCACCCCACACGCCCACGCCGCCGGACACCGGCCCGCCGACGAGCCGGCGGCGGCGCCCATGACACCGCTGGAACAGGCCGTGGCCGAGGTGTGGAGCCAGGCCCTGGGCATCGAGGTCACCCGCGCCGCAGACGAGTTCCTCCTCCTCGGCGGCCATTCCCTCCTCGCCCTCGCCGTCACCGACGACCTGCGCGAGCAACTCGGCGTGGAACTCTCCCTCGCCGAGTTCTTCGCCGCACCGACCGTCGCCGCCCAGGCCGCACTGGTCGAAAGCGCCCTCCTGGCCGCCCACGCGGACCTCCACCCCGAGACCCCGGAGCACAGCGATGTCCACTGA
- a CDS encoding condensation domain-containing protein translates to MSTDTDSAARDSRQQLQQELLRRARAGTARRTTAEHTADAFTGQDGHTPRTARVPLSRAQRRMWLMERLGGAGDSYHVPFATRVRGPFDVAAFATALTRLVARHAVLRTRYTEHAGEPCQEVLPTPRTVPVHVVDTDLRHAPELLRRETARPFDLAAGDAVRALVLRHAPQDHTVLLTFHHIAVDAASLETVAAELAVLYTAAADGTGRPPLAAAPQYADHARREHDDIPGFEAELNRWSALLADAAPPRLPRPAAPPTTARPGAAHTVPLAPGVPEALRALGAQRQATLFAVSLTAAFAALHRLTGDDDLVIGVAGTHRSGTAMRGLVGLCVNTLPVRVDVSGDPSFAELLRRVSNALLEAQRHRHIPFDLVLERLGAGARGADGTALVRVTSDILGEPTVLRLPGTSAEYVDIPSDGAKFTLSYGLVPGDDAQPQALVQYDANTLDDTVAQAAVRDYAALLHAVAADPELALSRLPLPGPDHAAGHRDDADPEGDRHPAAQALRAHPGVADATVVRPADGQPVAYAVLHDSVGPSGHELLSLLRRSLAPEALPATVTLLDALPRSAAGPLDRARLPGPPGPPTPNIPSGPRAEAVENTFTAVLGVAPAPDDDFFALGGHSLKAVQLAERLRTDLGLPLTGLDVLQARTPRALTALLDERAARQSAAKAASRPARRSRDIRPGTVLVTGATGGVGAFVVRELAAQGRPVLALARPESAHLIATEGVDVIEGDLSDPAGLRDAVAQADAVVHAACTFTRHDVDLAAMEAMVDAWRRGPFVFVSSVDAYGHPGTDRVAEEAPPQEPVGPYGTAKLDCEAMVLRAAGTEGRGGASAVRSPLVWGAHDRLREQLRWGAIGTLYQAARQGRPIDLPRPGTGGHAWYGAAWVHAAALARAVTECLDRPVHGVANACSGHVSWRDLAQDLTELLGTRSAFHESATVPRDLDHRWHYDSARLARPLRARPGEDRRTVLAEMIGAMPPDHA, encoded by the coding sequence ATGTCCACTGACACCGACTCCGCGGCCCGCGACAGCCGGCAGCAACTCCAGCAGGAGCTGCTGCGCCGGGCCCGGGCCGGAACCGCCCGGCGCACGACGGCCGAGCACACTGCTGATGCGTTCACCGGCCAGGACGGCCACACACCGCGGACCGCACGCGTCCCCCTCTCCCGCGCCCAGCGCCGCATGTGGCTGATGGAGCGGCTCGGCGGCGCGGGCGACTCGTACCACGTACCGTTCGCCACCCGTGTGCGCGGTCCGTTCGACGTGGCCGCGTTCGCCACCGCCCTCACCCGGCTGGTGGCCCGGCACGCCGTTCTCCGCACCCGCTACACGGAGCACGCGGGCGAGCCCTGCCAGGAGGTGCTCCCGACGCCGAGGACGGTCCCCGTACACGTCGTCGACACCGACCTGAGACACGCCCCGGAGCTGCTGCGGCGCGAGACGGCCCGGCCGTTCGACCTCGCGGCGGGCGACGCCGTACGCGCCCTCGTCCTGCGCCACGCCCCGCAGGACCACACCGTGCTGCTGACGTTCCACCACATCGCCGTGGACGCCGCCTCACTGGAGACCGTGGCCGCCGAACTCGCCGTCCTCTACACGGCGGCCGCCGACGGAACGGGCCGGCCCCCGCTCGCCGCAGCACCGCAGTACGCCGACCACGCGCGCCGCGAGCACGACGACATCCCCGGCTTCGAGGCGGAACTGAACCGCTGGAGCGCCCTGCTGGCCGACGCCGCCCCACCGCGCCTGCCCCGGCCGGCCGCCCCGCCCACAACGGCGCGCCCCGGAGCCGCGCACACCGTACCGCTGGCGCCCGGCGTGCCCGAAGCCCTGCGGGCGCTGGGCGCACAGCGGCAGGCCACGCTCTTCGCGGTCTCGCTCACCGCGGCCTTCGCCGCACTGCACCGCCTCACCGGCGACGACGACCTCGTCATCGGCGTGGCGGGCACCCACCGCAGCGGAACCGCCATGCGCGGCCTCGTCGGCCTGTGCGTCAACACCCTGCCCGTACGGGTGGACGTCTCCGGCGACCCCTCGTTCGCCGAACTCCTGCGCCGCGTGAGCAACGCGCTCCTCGAAGCCCAGCGCCACCGGCACATCCCCTTCGACCTGGTCCTCGAACGCCTCGGCGCCGGGGCCCGCGGCGCCGACGGCACCGCACTGGTCCGCGTCACCTCCGACATCCTCGGCGAGCCGACGGTGCTCCGGCTGCCCGGTACCTCGGCCGAGTACGTCGACATCCCCTCCGACGGCGCGAAGTTCACCCTGTCCTACGGCCTGGTGCCGGGCGACGACGCACAGCCGCAGGCGCTCGTCCAGTACGACGCGAACACCCTGGACGACACCGTGGCGCAGGCGGCCGTACGGGACTACGCGGCCCTGCTCCACGCGGTCGCGGCCGACCCGGAACTCGCCCTGAGCCGACTGCCCCTGCCCGGACCGGACCACGCCGCCGGCCACCGGGACGACGCCGACCCGGAAGGCGACCGCCACCCGGCCGCGCAGGCCCTGCGCGCCCACCCGGGCGTCGCCGACGCCACAGTGGTCCGGCCCGCGGACGGGCAGCCCGTGGCCTACGCCGTCCTGCACGACAGCGTCGGCCCGTCCGGCCACGAACTGCTGAGCCTGCTGCGCCGGTCGCTCGCCCCCGAGGCCCTGCCCGCGACGGTCACGCTGCTGGACGCGCTGCCGCGCTCGGCCGCCGGGCCGCTCGACCGCGCCCGGCTGCCCGGGCCGCCCGGGCCGCCCACGCCGAACATCCCGTCCGGCCCCCGGGCCGAAGCGGTCGAGAACACCTTCACCGCAGTGCTCGGCGTCGCCCCGGCACCGGACGACGACTTCTTCGCCCTCGGCGGCCACTCCCTGAAAGCCGTACAGCTCGCCGAAAGGCTCCGTACGGACCTCGGACTGCCGCTCACGGGCCTCGACGTGCTCCAGGCCCGCACCCCCCGGGCACTGACCGCGCTCCTCGACGAACGGGCGGCACGGCAGAGCGCCGCGAAGGCGGCGAGCAGGCCGGCCCGCCGTTCCCGGGACATCCGCCCGGGCACGGTGCTGGTCACCGGCGCGACGGGCGGCGTGGGCGCGTTCGTCGTACGTGAACTCGCCGCCCAGGGCCGCCCCGTGCTGGCACTGGCCCGGCCCGAGTCCGCCCATCTGATCGCCACCGAAGGCGTCGACGTCATCGAAGGAGACCTCTCCGACCCGGCCGGGCTGCGGGACGCCGTCGCGCAGGCCGACGCGGTCGTCCACGCCGCCTGCACCTTCACCCGGCACGACGTGGACCTGGCGGCGATGGAGGCGATGGTCGACGCCTGGCGGCGCGGACCGTTCGTCTTCGTCAGCAGCGTCGACGCCTACGGGCACCCCGGAACCGACCGGGTCGCCGAGGAGGCGCCGCCCCAGGAGCCCGTCGGCCCGTACGGGACCGCCAAGCTCGACTGCGAGGCCATGGTGCTGCGCGCCGCGGGGACCGAGGGACGCGGGGGCGCGAGCGCCGTGCGGTCACCGCTCGTCTGGGGCGCGCACGACCGGCTGCGCGAACAGCTGCGCTGGGGTGCCATCGGCACCCTCTACCAGGCCGCCCGCCAGGGCCGGCCGATCGACCTGCCACGCCCCGGTACCGGCGGACACGCCTGGTACGGAGCCGCCTGGGTGCACGCGGCCGCGCTGGCCCGGGCGGTGACCGAGTGCCTGGACCGGCCCGTGCACGGAGTCGCCAACGCGTGCAGCGGACACGTGTCCTGGCGTGACCTCGCCCAGGACCTCACGGAACTGCTCGGCACCCGGTCCGCCTTCCACGAGAGCGCAACGGTCCCGCGCGACCTGGACCACCGCTGGCACTACGACAGCGCCCGCCTGGCCCGTCCGCTGCGCGCCCGCCCGGGAGAGGACCGGCGGACCGTACTGGCAGAGATGATCGGCGCCATGCCGCCCGACCACGCCTGA
- a CDS encoding non-ribosomal peptide synthetase, with protein sequence MIQSPTAAVAPATPLDAGSPLSVAHGPAAEPTGVLARFEDWARRTPQATAVIDRTQIWTYQDLDAAAALVAADLADRVRPGDLVGVCLDRSTALVVTAVALARLGAVYLPLGPRPGERRIQAVTEDLDVACLIGDPAVLPEEHRGGEHALLPLPTGGVNAPATAVAAFADSVRGTRRAPEGALYAVLTSGSTGRPKAVAVAESSLSVALDWYRAETGLAPGDRQSLLIGVAFDPHLLELWAALTSGAALVPAPDDTRWDSHLLTDWWRDSGLTHAVAATPTVEPLLDRPWPQDLKLRHLVVGGDRMRRRPGADVTATVHNAYGPAEATVVTTTHTMRGTDPEAGDPAPPPIGTALPGVTLVVTDDEGRPVARGQEGELRVGGHCLALGYLDPELTARRFTSPPQELALPAIDRLYRTGDRVRMNADGSLDFLGRLDDQVKISGVRIEPVEVEAAFEQDPRVRTAVVTVLRDGSGHGRLVAHVRPADGTAPAAADLLDAVRPWLPEQAVPTAVRIVDGFPLDANGKVDRPALAAQAQAQAPVAPRTATTDDPADATAIATESERLVLTTVRDLLGRPGIRLGDHFTDAGGTSVVAARLLATVERETGVRLRAPELLRSTDLRAFAALLDQRRTPRPEGA encoded by the coding sequence ATGATCCAGTCCCCGACCGCAGCCGTCGCCCCCGCCACGCCCCTCGATGCCGGATCCCCACTGAGCGTCGCCCACGGCCCCGCCGCCGAACCGACCGGTGTGCTCGCCCGCTTCGAGGACTGGGCCCGGCGCACCCCGCAGGCCACGGCAGTGATCGACCGCACCCAGATCTGGACGTACCAGGACCTCGACGCGGCGGCCGCGCTGGTCGCCGCCGATCTGGCCGACCGCGTCCGGCCCGGTGACCTGGTCGGCGTCTGCCTCGACCGGTCCACCGCCCTGGTGGTGACCGCCGTCGCGCTCGCCCGGCTCGGCGCCGTCTACCTGCCGCTCGGCCCGCGCCCCGGCGAGCGCCGCATCCAGGCCGTCACCGAGGACCTCGACGTCGCCTGCCTCATCGGCGATCCCGCCGTCCTGCCCGAGGAACACCGCGGCGGGGAGCACGCCCTGCTCCCGCTGCCCACCGGCGGGGTCAACGCCCCCGCCACCGCGGTGGCAGCCTTCGCCGACTCCGTCCGCGGCACCCGGCGCGCGCCCGAAGGCGCCCTGTACGCCGTCCTCACCTCCGGTTCCACCGGCCGCCCCAAGGCGGTCGCCGTGGCCGAGTCCTCGCTGTCCGTCGCCCTCGACTGGTACCGGGCCGAGACCGGCCTCGCACCGGGCGACCGCCAGTCCCTGCTCATCGGTGTCGCGTTCGACCCGCATCTGCTCGAACTGTGGGCCGCCCTGACCTCGGGTGCCGCCCTCGTCCCGGCCCCGGACGACACCCGCTGGGACTCGCACCTGCTCACCGACTGGTGGCGTGACAGCGGCCTCACCCACGCCGTGGCGGCCACTCCCACCGTCGAGCCGCTCCTGGACCGGCCCTGGCCGCAGGACCTGAAGCTGCGTCACCTCGTCGTCGGCGGCGACCGCATGCGCCGCCGCCCCGGCGCCGACGTCACCGCGACCGTCCACAACGCCTACGGCCCCGCGGAAGCCACCGTCGTCACCACCACCCACACCATGCGCGGCACCGACCCCGAGGCCGGTGACCCGGCACCGCCGCCCATCGGCACCGCGCTGCCGGGCGTCACCCTCGTCGTCACGGACGACGAAGGCCGCCCCGTCGCCCGCGGGCAGGAGGGCGAACTGCGCGTCGGCGGCCACTGCCTGGCGCTCGGCTACCTCGACCCCGAACTCACCGCACGCCGCTTCACCTCGCCTCCGCAAGAACTGGCGCTGCCCGCGATCGACCGCCTCTACCGCACCGGCGACCGGGTGCGGATGAACGCCGACGGCAGCCTGGACTTCCTCGGCCGCCTCGACGACCAGGTGAAGATCAGCGGCGTGCGGATCGAACCGGTCGAGGTGGAAGCCGCCTTCGAGCAGGACCCCCGCGTGCGCACCGCCGTCGTCACCGTGCTGCGCGACGGCTCCGGCCACGGCCGCCTCGTCGCCCACGTACGGCCCGCCGACGGCACCGCACCCGCGGCGGCGGACCTCCTCGACGCGGTCCGCCCGTGGCTCCCCGAGCAGGCCGTTCCCACCGCCGTACGGATCGTCGACGGCTTCCCGCTCGACGCCAACGGCAAGGTGGACCGGCCCGCCCTGGCAGCCCAGGCCCAAGCCCAGGCGCCCGTCGCGCCCCGGACCGCCACCACGGACGACCCCGCCGACGCCACCGCCATCGCCACCGAATCCGAGCGGCTGGTACTGACGACCGTGCGCGACCTCCTCGGCCGGCCCGGCATCCGCCTCGGCGACCACTTCACCGACGCCGGCGGCACCTCCGTCGTCGCCGCCCGGCTGCTGGCAACCGTGGAACGCGAGACCGGAGTACGCCTGCGCGCCCCCGAGCTGCTGCGCAGCACCGACCTGCGCGCCTTCGCCGCCCTCCTCGACCAGCGCCGGACCCCGCGCCCGGAAGGAGCCTGA